Proteins co-encoded in one Lacerta agilis isolate rLacAgi1 chromosome 6, rLacAgi1.pri, whole genome shotgun sequence genomic window:
- the LOC117049162 gene encoding XK-related protein 7-like has translation MMFESADISMLRLLETFLKSAPQLVLQLSIMVQQNRIDPLQGLSASASLVSLAWTLASYQKVLRDSREDKMPMSYKGAVTQILWHLFTIAARAIAFALFASVFHLYFGIFIVTHWCIMTFWIIQGETDFCMSKWEEIIYNMVVGIIYIFCWFNVKEGRSRCRMSIYYVIILSENAAMTGLWYWFRDQGGVSESNALIVVCVVTSSFALGVFFMFIYYCLLHPNGTIFGPRGGGCMCGEEPTAVPCGAGPPADVITSPPRSLPRTTGAEREGVPGDRDSCVPVFQVRPSVPPTPVARAPRTEGPVIRIDLPRKKYPAWDAHFIDRRLRKTILALEYTSPATPRLQYRTVGVSQELLEYETTV, from the exons ATGATGTTCGAAAGCGCCGACATCAGCATGCTGCGGCTCCTGGAGACCTTCCTCAAGAGCGCCCCGCAGCTGGTGCTGCAGCTCAGCATCATGGTGCAGCAGAACAGGATTGATCCTTTGCAGG GTCTCTCGGCTTCCGCTTCGCTGGTGTCCCTGGCCTGGACGCTGGCTTCTTACCAAAAGGTGCTGAGGGACTCCCGGGAAGACAAGATGCCCATGTCCTACAAGGGGGCGGTGACGCAAATCCTCTGGCACCTCTTCACCATCGCCGCCCGGGCCATCGCCTTCGCCCTCTTCGCCTCTGTGTTCCACCTCTACTTTGGGATCTTCATCGTCACCCACTGGTGCATCATGACCTTTTGGATCATCCAAGGCGAGACGGATTTCTGCATGTCCAAGTGGGAGGAGATCATCTACAACATGGTGGTGGGCATCATCTACATCTTCTGCTGGTTCAACGTCAAGGAAGGCCGCAGCCGCTGCCGCATGTCCATCTACTACGTCATCATCCTGTCGGAGAACGCCGCTATGACGGGCCTCTGGTACTGGTTCAGGGACCAAGGCGGGGTCTCTGAGTCCAACGCCTTAATTGTTGTCTGCGTGGTCACCTCCAGCTTCGCCTTAGGGGTCTTCTTCATGTTCATCTACTACTGCCTCTTGCATCCCAACGGAACCATTTTCGGGCCGCGCGGCGGGGGCTGCATGTGCGGCGAGGAGCCCACCGCGGTTCCTTGCGGGGCGGGCCCCCCGGCCGACGTCATCACCAGCCCCCCGCGCTCCTTGCCGAGGACTACAGGGGCCGAGAGGGAGGGCGTGCCGGGGGACAGAGACAGCTGCGTGCCGGTCTTCCAGGTGAGGCCCagcgtgccccccacccccgtcgcCCGGGCCCCACGGACAGAGGGGCCCGTCATCCGCATCGACTTGCCCCGCAAGAAATACCCCGCCTGGGACGCCCACTTCATCGACAGGCGCCTCCGAAAGACCATCCTGGCATTGGAGTACACCTCGCCGGCTACTCCGCGCTTGCAGTACCGCACCGTGGGGGTTTCACAGGAGCTGCTGGAGTATGAGACCACGGTGTAA